A genomic window from Lotus japonicus ecotype B-129 chromosome 1, LjGifu_v1.2 includes:
- the LOC130733780 gene encoding U-box domain-containing protein 21-like produces the protein MVLSWTRGRVFRRARKGKDLNCNDLEVEIAIPTHFRCPVSLDLMKDPVTISTGITYDRESIEKWIEAGNQACPVSKTALTTFDMIPNHALRRVIQDWCVEHRSYGVERIPTPRIPVTPYEVSDVCTKILSAAQQGDETKGWELVRKIKTWGKESERNRRCIVGNGASVVLASAFDSFSRGGVEKNLVVLEEILAVLTWMRPIAGEGRYLLGSSASMRAMILFMNGGESSTKQSAAQVLNELPVKALAKAEGVVEGLVKMVREPIGASASKACLSMMFHLVSSSENREVISRRFVELGLVSVLLEVLVDAERGICEKALGVLDCLCDIKQGREMAKGNALTLPLVIKKLLRVSELSSSFAVSILWKLFDKTDEGVLIEALQVGVFQKLLVLLQVGCGESTKDKATELLKLLNGYRSKAECVDSSLDFKHLKKPF, from the coding sequence ATGGTTTTGTCATGGACCAGAGGGAGAGTTTTCCGCCGTGCCCGGAAAGGAAAAGACCTGAACTGCAACGATTTGGAGGTGGAGATTGCCATCCCCACCCATTTCCGGTGCCCTGTTTCCCTTGACTTGATGAAAGACCCTGTCACAATCTCCACAGGGATCACCTACGACAGGGAAAGCATCGAGAAATGGATAGAAGCAGGGAACCAAGCATGCCCTGTTTCAAAAACCGCGTTGACCACCTTTGACATGATCCCCAACCACGCTCTCCGGAGAGTGATTCAGGACTGGTGCGTCGAGCACCGTTCCTACGGCGTTGAGAGGATCCCAACTCCTCGTATTCCGGTCACCCCGTATGAGGTTTCGGATGTTTGTACGAAGATTCTCTCTGCTGCCCAACAAGGGGATGAGACTAAGGGATGGGAGTTGGTGAGGAAGATCAAAACATGGGGGAAGGAGAGTGAGAGGAACAGAAGATGCATAGTGGGTAATGGTGCTTCTGTTGTTCTGGCTAGTgcttttgattctttctcaCGTGGGGGTGTTGAGAAGAATCTGGTTGTTTTGGAGGAGATTTTGGCGGTATTGACATGGATGCGTCCTATTGCTGGAGAGGGTAGGTACTTGTTGGGGTCTTCTGCTTCAATGAGGGCAATGATTTTGTTCATGAATGGTGGAGAAAGTTCCACAAAGCAGAGTGCAGCTCAGGTGCTGAATGAACTGCCTGTGAAGGCTTTGGCGAAAGCTGAAGGGGTTGTTGAAGGTTTGGTCAAGATGGTTAGGGAGCCAATTGGAGCTTCTGCTAGCAAAGCTTGTTTGTCAATGATGTTTCATTTGGTTTCTTCATCAGAGAACAGAGAGGTGATCTCAAGAAGATTTGTGGAACTGGGTTTGGTTTCAGTTTTGTTGGAGGTTCTTGTTGATGCTGAAAGAGGGATATGTGAGAAGGCTTTGGGGGTGTTGGATTGCTTATGTGATATCAAGCAAGGGAGGGAGATGGCAAAGGGAAATGCTTTGACTTTGCCTCTTGTGATTAAGAAGCTTTTGAGGGTGTCTGAGTTGAGTTCTAGCTTTGCAGTGTCTATTCTTTGGAAGCTTTTTGATAAGACTGATGAAGGGGTGTTGATTGAGGCGCTTCAAGTTGGGGTATTTCAGAAACTCCTTGTTCTTCTTCAAGTGGGTTGTGGGGAGAGTACAAAGGATAAGGCTACTGAGTTGCTGAAACTGTTGAATGGATACAGAAGCAAAGCTGAGTGTGTTGATTCTTCATTGGATTTCAAGCACCTTAAGAAGCCCTTTTAA
- the LOC130733779 gene encoding probable methyltransferase At1g29790, producing MKLKNKPINMGSHSSNNHNSKPLTTNLFFISLLLITNLLTLFLSSTFYSSNCIPISAIADAAANSGEDEEAPLPPEFLAATSAQKLPLGPNRNFDSDTVHAPAGAACTLFPDDLRRFMTYPINGSCPDDELLSQKLLLKGCDPLPRRRCRPAAPPDTPPPSPLPSSLWTTPSDSSVVWTAYTCKSYQCLIDRSRTQKGFDDCKDCFDLNGREKHRWTNPNSTGLDFSIDDVLKTRQPGSIRVGLDIGGGVATFAVRMRERNITILTTSLNLNGPFNNFIASRGVVPLYLNIFQRLPFFDNTLDIVHSMHVLSNWVPEKLLHFLLFDVYRVLRPGGVFWLDHFFCVGDQLEKAYGPMIESVGFRKVKWVVGRKLDKGPESQEMYLSALLEKPYKNSW from the coding sequence ATGAAACTCAAAAACAAACCAATAAACATGGGTTCCCATAGTAGCAACAACCATAATTCAAAACCTCTAACTACCAACCTCTTCTTCATTTCCCTCCTCCTTATCACAAACCTCCTAACCCTCTTCCTCTCCTCCACCTTCTACTCCTCCAATTGCATTCCAATTTCCGCAATCGCCGACGCGGCCGCGAACTCCGGTGAGGACGAAGAAGCCCCCCTCCCACCGGAATTCCTCGCCGCCACGTCAGCTCAAAAGCTCCCACTCGGCCCCAACCGGAACTTCGACTCCGACACCGTCCACGCCCCCGCCGGTGCCGCCTGCACCCTCTTCCCGGACGACCTCCGCCGCTTCATGACATACCCCATCAACGGCTCCTGCCCAGACGACGAGCTTCTCTCCCAGAAGCTTCTCCTGAAAGGCTGCGACCCACTCCCCCGCCGGCGGTGCCGCCCAGCGGCACCGCCGGACACCCCACCTCCATCCCCCCTCCCTTCCAGCCTCTGGACCACTCCCTCCGACTCCTCCGTCGTCTGGACCGCCTACACCTGCAAATCCTACCAATGCCTCATCGACCGGAGCCGCACCCAGAAAGGCTTCGACGACTGCAAAGACTGCTTCGACCTCAACGGCCGGGAGAAGCACCGGTGGACAAACCCGAACTCCACCGGCCTCGATTTCAGCATCGACGACGTCCTCAAAACCCGACAACCCGGTTCAATCCGGGTCGGGTTAGACATCGGCGGCGGCGTCGCCACCTTCGCCGTCAGAATGCGTGAAAGAAACATAACAATTCTAACGACGTCGTTGAACCTTAATGGACCCTTCAACAATTTCATTGCCTCTAGAGGGGTGGTCCCACTTTACCTTAACATATTTCAGAGGCTACCATTTTTTGATAACACATTGGATATTGTTCATTCTATGCATGTTTTGAGTAATTGGGTTCCTGAGAAGTTGCTtcattttttgttgtttgatgtTTATAGGGTTTTGAGGCCTGGTGGGGTGTTTTGGTTGGACCATTTCTTTTGTGTTGGGGATCAGTTGGAGAAGGCTTATGGGCCTATGATTGAGAGTGTTGGGTTTAGGAAGGTGAAGTGGGTTGTTGGGAGGAAGCTTGATAAGGGACCTGAGAGTCAGGAAATGTACCTGTCTGCTTTGTTGGAGAAGCCATACAAGAATTCTTGGTGA
- the LOC130731626 gene encoding uncharacterized protein LOC130731626 isoform X2 yields MNSIRSLCPGRQAWKIRARVIRKWEMEPNAEPSKPYAMQLVLIDSEGCKIEANIKKYLMSKFQRDIVEGNVYIFTFFVLVDNNGAYRAAEHEYKILFNSKTKVQIDQCDTIPMLGLTLKDTSEIKMTMGESDYLMDIIGLVTAVSDEQQFPKSGNVTRRIEMEITDDKGKIKMSLFGKYVDMVKGFLAADGVRLAVIIVQFAKVKTYRGEVVIQNVMQATKLFWNADIPEVSVFRDGIALHGLDSDLPIGKIGGGFRNVPANEEFISMYPKKNIVELHDTAEEGLFIVLGKISGLIEGEKWWYASCQCRKAVTIEDGLYYCGSCCTHVVEFTPRFRLKFEVCDGDELATFVMFDTDCQNMLGKSCRELVMFSKGKASDEYPDDIKALIGKEALFKVEKLSDHGTKYDDSYKVKKTCDDKFIIDLFNDKTKIETPTKLIIDPYGSNFESDDKEPLFTDSSLGSASQFSSVADTNVSLDDISPFGDSAVSVPASKPGSEDGSTSKPPRKKRLVQVKNEK; encoded by the exons ATGAACTCCATTCGAAGTTTATGCCCTGGTCGACAAGCATGGAAAATCAGAGCTAGAGTTATTAGAAAGTGGGAGATGGAACCTAATGCTGAACCTTCCAAACCTTATGCTATGCAGCTTGTGTtgattgattcagag GGTTGCAAAATAGAGGCAAATATTAAAAAGTATTTGATGAGCAAATTCCAGAGGGATATAGTTGAAGGAAATGTTTACATTTTTACATTTTTCGTTTTGGTGGACAACAATGGTGCTTATCGTGCTGCTGAACATGAGTACAAAATTTTGTTCAATAGTAAGACTAAGGTCCAAATTGACCAGTGTGATACCATTCCAATGCTTGGGTTAACATTGAAGGATACATCTGAAATTAAGATGACTATGGGGGAGTCTGACTACCTTATGG ATATTATTGGGTTGGTCACAGCTGTATCTGATGAGCAACAATTTCCAAAGTCTGGAAATGTTACTAGAAGAATTGAAATGGAGATTACTGATGACAA GGGAAAGATCAAGATGTCTTTATTTGGCAAGTACGTTGATATGGTTAAAGGATTTCTTGCTGCTGATGGAGTTCGACTTGCAGTTATTATTGTGCAATTTGCCAAAGTTAAGACATACAGAG GAGAAGTTGTTATTCAAAATGTTATGCAAGCTACTAAGTTGTTTTGGAATGCTGATATTCCTGAAGTTTCTGTTTTTCGTGATGG TATTGCCTTACATGGTCTTGATTCTGATTTGCCTATTGGTAAAATTGGTGGTGGATTCCGCAATGTGCCTGCCAATGAGGAGTTTATTAGCATGTATCCTAAGAAGAATATTGTGGAGTTGCATGACACAGCTGAG GAGGGTTTGTTCATAGTCCTAGGAAAGATTAGTGGATTAATTGAGGGTGAGAAGTGGTGGTATGCATCTTGCCAATGCCGCAAAGCTGTGACTATTGAAGATGGTCTTTATTACTGTGGTTCTTGCTGCACTCATGTTGTTGAGTTTACTCCCAG ATTTCGCCTCAAGTTTGAGGTTTGTGATGGAGATGAACTTGCTACATTTGTCATGTTTGACACAGATTGTCAAAATATGCTTGGGAAAAGCTGCAGAGAGTTGGTTATGTTCTCAAAG GGAAAAGCTTCTGATGAATACCCTGATGATATAAAGGCACTTATTGGAAAGGAGGCTCTTTTCAAAGTTGAGAAGTTAAGTGACCATGGAACAAAGTATGATGATTCATACAAAGTCAAGAAAACATGTGATGACAAGTTCATAATTGATCTTTTCAATGACAAGACCAAGATTGAAACCCCAACAAAG CTAATTATTGACCCATATGGATCCAACTTTGAATCAGATGACAAAGAACCTTTGTTTACTGATAGTTCTCTTGGTTCTGCTAGCCAATTCTCTTCTGTTGCTGACACAAATGTTTCTCTTGATGACATTTCTCCATTTGGAGATTCAGCTGTTAGTGTGCCAGCTTCCAAACCAGGCAGTGAAGATGGAAGTACATCCAAACCTCCTAGGAAGAAGAGGTTGGTCCAAGTGAAGAATGAAAAGTGA
- the LOC130731626 gene encoding uncharacterized protein LOC130731626 isoform X1, which translates to MHQLKLYTLSNEMNSIRSLCPGRQAWKIRARVIRKWEMEPNAEPSKPYAMQLVLIDSEGCKIEANIKKYLMSKFQRDIVEGNVYIFTFFVLVDNNGAYRAAEHEYKILFNSKTKVQIDQCDTIPMLGLTLKDTSEIKMTMGESDYLMDIIGLVTAVSDEQQFPKSGNVTRRIEMEITDDKGKIKMSLFGKYVDMVKGFLAADGVRLAVIIVQFAKVKTYRGEVVIQNVMQATKLFWNADIPEVSVFRDGIALHGLDSDLPIGKIGGGFRNVPANEEFISMYPKKNIVELHDTAEEGLFIVLGKISGLIEGEKWWYASCQCRKAVTIEDGLYYCGSCCTHVVEFTPRFRLKFEVCDGDELATFVMFDTDCQNMLGKSCRELVMFSKGKASDEYPDDIKALIGKEALFKVEKLSDHGTKYDDSYKVKKTCDDKFIIDLFNDKTKIETPTKLIIDPYGSNFESDDKEPLFTDSSLGSASQFSSVADTNVSLDDISPFGDSAVSVPASKPGSEDGSTSKPPRKKRLVQVKNEK; encoded by the exons ATGCATCAGCTGAAGTTGTATACTCTATCAAATG AGATGAACTCCATTCGAAGTTTATGCCCTGGTCGACAAGCATGGAAAATCAGAGCTAGAGTTATTAGAAAGTGGGAGATGGAACCTAATGCTGAACCTTCCAAACCTTATGCTATGCAGCTTGTGTtgattgattcagag GGTTGCAAAATAGAGGCAAATATTAAAAAGTATTTGATGAGCAAATTCCAGAGGGATATAGTTGAAGGAAATGTTTACATTTTTACATTTTTCGTTTTGGTGGACAACAATGGTGCTTATCGTGCTGCTGAACATGAGTACAAAATTTTGTTCAATAGTAAGACTAAGGTCCAAATTGACCAGTGTGATACCATTCCAATGCTTGGGTTAACATTGAAGGATACATCTGAAATTAAGATGACTATGGGGGAGTCTGACTACCTTATGG ATATTATTGGGTTGGTCACAGCTGTATCTGATGAGCAACAATTTCCAAAGTCTGGAAATGTTACTAGAAGAATTGAAATGGAGATTACTGATGACAA GGGAAAGATCAAGATGTCTTTATTTGGCAAGTACGTTGATATGGTTAAAGGATTTCTTGCTGCTGATGGAGTTCGACTTGCAGTTATTATTGTGCAATTTGCCAAAGTTAAGACATACAGAG GAGAAGTTGTTATTCAAAATGTTATGCAAGCTACTAAGTTGTTTTGGAATGCTGATATTCCTGAAGTTTCTGTTTTTCGTGATGG TATTGCCTTACATGGTCTTGATTCTGATTTGCCTATTGGTAAAATTGGTGGTGGATTCCGCAATGTGCCTGCCAATGAGGAGTTTATTAGCATGTATCCTAAGAAGAATATTGTGGAGTTGCATGACACAGCTGAG GAGGGTTTGTTCATAGTCCTAGGAAAGATTAGTGGATTAATTGAGGGTGAGAAGTGGTGGTATGCATCTTGCCAATGCCGCAAAGCTGTGACTATTGAAGATGGTCTTTATTACTGTGGTTCTTGCTGCACTCATGTTGTTGAGTTTACTCCCAG ATTTCGCCTCAAGTTTGAGGTTTGTGATGGAGATGAACTTGCTACATTTGTCATGTTTGACACAGATTGTCAAAATATGCTTGGGAAAAGCTGCAGAGAGTTGGTTATGTTCTCAAAG GGAAAAGCTTCTGATGAATACCCTGATGATATAAAGGCACTTATTGGAAAGGAGGCTCTTTTCAAAGTTGAGAAGTTAAGTGACCATGGAACAAAGTATGATGATTCATACAAAGTCAAGAAAACATGTGATGACAAGTTCATAATTGATCTTTTCAATGACAAGACCAAGATTGAAACCCCAACAAAG CTAATTATTGACCCATATGGATCCAACTTTGAATCAGATGACAAAGAACCTTTGTTTACTGATAGTTCTCTTGGTTCTGCTAGCCAATTCTCTTCTGTTGCTGACACAAATGTTTCTCTTGATGACATTTCTCCATTTGGAGATTCAGCTGTTAGTGTGCCAGCTTCCAAACCAGGCAGTGAAGATGGAAGTACATCCAAACCTCCTAGGAAGAAGAGGTTGGTCCAAGTGAAGAATGAAAAGTGA
- the LOC130727796 gene encoding uncharacterized protein LOC130727796 yields MSSPLQDISNQISLSSNDNPRSSRVSDCTLPVGSSSNNSSQINTNIKTGSTYNQSTVTFASNNFEPNFNFIEIEKEMYVDLGDMNMICNYCGAILWDMERVDKSKALLEPDFSICCSKGKISIPYLKDPPELLLKLLTNNEPRSRNFLDNIRLYNSMFAFTSLGGKVVNNQNDGHGPPQFIISGQNYHRIGSLLPQEGHAPKFAQLYIYDTKNEVENRLKHFRGVDGKSNIDPYLVSDLIQMVDEFNRLAKLFRRVRDYVEEGHAENVALRLFRSCSLDPNTYNLPSVDEVAALIVGDFDSSDCGRDIILHTKNSQLQRIYENHSSVLPLQYPLLFPYGEKGFSEDIDFANKHNVNTDPRRDHISLREWVVFRLFERNFECKRIFLSRRLFQQFVVDCYSMIESQRLYYYRNNQSSIRRHFLEGIEEAMTRGDTNSSTVGSKVYLPSSFKGGKRYMFNNCQDAMAICRTYGYPDLFLTMTCNPKWPEIDRHVAAYGLTASDRPDLACRVFHMKLNQFIVDVKKGEFFGKAVAGTYTIEFQKRGLPHAHILLWLSMENKLRTPNSIDSVICAELPDPILYPELFECVSNYMVHGPCGISNRDSPCMKNGHCSKFFPKKFIGKTSFDSDGYPIYRRRDTKITTIRKGVPLDNRFVVPYNPKLLMKYRAHINIEYCNKSNSIKYLFKYINKGVDRVTMSMSVQQQNKDQDEGLNEIKQYYDCRYLSPCEALWRIFSFEIHLKWPPVKKLIYHLPKKQVILFKEEQRIKNVLERNKLKHSMFTAWMAANAKYPDGLGLTYADFPSAFVFDEKKQEWRPRQRGFSIGRMNFVAPGSGELYYLRLLLTYQRGCSSYEELKTHKNKTYATFRETCDAMGLLKDDSQFIDAILDVARISSGTYVRNLFVTYLLGNTLSSPLNVWNKTWHDLADGILYNLRKSHNKPDLVIEEHQLKDLCLMEIEKILMINGKSLKDFSGMPHVEANTLNDFGNILIINELNFDVVEMNRLHNEFFVKLNHGQSKVYDEIITAVNVDNGGFFFVYGYGGTGKTFLWKTLTYKLRSEKKIILNVASSGIASLLLPGGRTAHSLFSIPLSLNEDSCCGIPLGSPKAELLQLASLIIWDEAPMVSRFAFEALDRTLRDIMRFKTNGSSEKPFGGKVVVLGGDFRQILPVIPKGRRPEIVMSTINSSRLWKFCTVLTLTENMRLMNNTCSGDNEEIREFGKWVLDVGDGNLGNYNDGESNIQIPYDLLIHQSSNPIADIVHLMYPDMVQKVGCVEYYCDKAILAPTLDAVDSINQYALSLFPGDEQAYFSSDSVWKVSEEIGIEADWLTTEFLNGMKCSGMPDHKLVLKKGAPVMLMRNLDISTGLCNGTRLIVDYLGPNVIGAIVLSGTHIGKIAYISRMNLMPSDESMPIKFQRRQFPLIVSFAMTIKKSQGQSLSQVGVYLPNPVFSHGQLYVAISRVKSRSDLKILICNEETTDQDVTKNIVFKEVFQRIYNN; encoded by the exons ATGTCTTCTCCACTTCAAG ATATTTCTAACCAAATTTCGTTATCATCTAATGATAACCCTCGAAGCAGTAGAG TGTCCGATTGCACTCTACCAGTTGGAAGCTCCAGCAATAATTCATCTCAAATTAATACAAACATAAAGACAG GGTCAACATATAATCAATCTACAGTGACGTTTGCTTCAAACAACTTTGAGCCCAATTTCAATTTTATTGAGATTGAAAAAGAAA TGTATGTTGACCTTGGAGATATGAATATGATTTGTAATTATTGCGGAGCTATACTATGGGATATGGAACGAGTTGATAAGAGTAAAGCCCTCCTTGAGCCTGATTTCTCGATTTGTTGTTCTAAAGGCAAAATATCTATTCCTTATTTGAAAGATCCCCCTGAGTTATTGTTGAAGTTGCTTACCAACAATGAACCAAGGAGTCGAAATTTCCTTGATAACATTAGGTTGTACAATAGTATGTTTGCATTCACCTCACTTGGAGGTAAAGTTGTGAACAATCAAAATGATGGTCACGGTCCTCCACAATTCATTATTAGTGGACAAAATTATCATCGGATTGGAAGTTTGCTTCCACAAGAAGGCCATGCTCCAAAGTTTGCTCAATTGTATATATATGATACAAAGAATGAAGTGGAAAATAGATTGAAACATTTCAG AGGTGTTGATGGAAAAAGTAATATTGATCCTTACTTGGTCTCTGACTTGATTCAAATGGTTGATGAGTTCAATCGTTTGGCCAAGTTATTTAGAAGAGTGCGTGATTATGTCGAAGAAGGTCATGCTGAGAATGTTGCTTTGAGATTATTTAGAAGTTGTTCCCTTGATCCAAATACCTACAATCTTCCAAGTGTAGATGAAGTTGCAGCTTTAATAGTTGGTGATTTTGATAGCTCTGACTGTGGCCGAGATATTATTCTACACACAAAGAATAGTCAATTGCAAAGGATTTATGAAAACCACAGTTCCGTCCTTCCACTACAATACCCACTTCTATTCCCATATGGTGAAAAGGGTTTTTCAGAGGATATTGACTTTGCAAATAAACATAATGTTAATACAGATCCCAGGCGTGATCACATTTCTTTGCGTGAATGGGTAGTTTTTAGACTTTTTGAAAGGAACTTTGAGTGCAAGAGAATTTTCCTTTCTAGACGTCTATTCCAACAATTTGTTGTTGATTGCTATTCAATGATTGAGTCTCAAAGGTTGTATTACTATCGTAACAATCAGTCCTCTATTAGAAGACATTTTTTGGAAGGAATTGAGGAAGCAATGACCCGTGGTGATACCAATTCATCAACCGTTGGTTCTAAAGTATACCTTCCTTCATCTTTCAAGGGTGGTAAGCGATACATGTTCAATAATTGTCAAGATGCTATGGCTATTTGTAGAACTTATGGGTATCCCGATCTGTTCTTGACAATGACATGTAATCCAAAATGGCCTGAAATTGATCGCCATGTTGCTGCATATGGATTAACTGCTTCGGATCGCCCAGACCTAGCTTGCCGTGTTTTCCATATGAAattaaatcaatttattgttgaTGTCAAGAAGGGTGAATTCTTTGGAAAGGCTGTGGCAG GCACATATACCATTGAGTTCCAAAAAAGAGGATTGCCCCATGCTCATATTCTATTGTGGCTTAGTATGGAAAATAAGCTACGTACTCCTAATAGTATCGATTCTGTTATATGTGCTGAATTGCCGGACCCTATTCTTTATCCTGAATTGTTTGAATGTGTTTCAAACTATATGGTTCATGGTCCATGTGGTATCAGCAACAGAGATTCTCCTTGCATGAAGAATGGTCATTGCTCCAAATTCTTTCCAAAAAAGTTTATAGGGAAAACTTCATTCGATAGTGATGGTTATCCAATTTATAGAAGGAGAGATACTAAAATTACAACCATTAGGAAAGGAGTGCCTTTGGATAATAGGTTTGTCGTTCCTTATAATCCAAAATTGTTAATGAAATATCGCGCTCATATCAACATTGAGTATTGCAACAAATCAAACTCCATTAAGTACTTATTTAAATACATTAATAAGGGAGTTGATAGGGTGACAATGTCAATGTCTGTGCAACAACAGAACAAGGATCAAGATGAAGGGCTAAATGAGATTaaacaatattatgattgtaGATATCTTTCGCCATGTGAAGCTTTGTGGAGGATATTTTCATTTGAGATCCACCTTAAGTGGCCACCTGTCAAAAAACTCATCTACCACTTACCAAAAAAGCAAGTGATCTTATTTAAGGAAGAACAACGTATCAAGAACGTTCTTGAAAGAAACAAATTGAAACATAGCATGTTCACTGCTTGGATGGCAGCAAATGCTAAATATCCCGATGGCTTAGGTCTAACGTATGCTGACTTCCCTTCTGCATTTGTATTTGATGAAAAAAAACAAGAATGGCGTCCAAGGCAAAGAGGATTTTCTATTGGCCGAATGAATTTTGTTGCACCTGGTTCTGGCGAGTTGTATTACTTGCGACTTCTTTTGACTTATCAACGTGGTTGTTCAAGTTATGAAGAGTTGAAGACACATAAAAACAAGACTTATGCAACTTTTCGAGAGACATGTGATGCAATGGGTTTGTTAAAAGATGATAGTCAGTTCATTGATGCTATACTTGATGTTGCTAGAATTTCATCTGGTACTTATGTGAGGAACTTATTTGTTACATACTTATTGGGAAACACACTAAGTAGTCCTTTGAATGTATGGAATAAGACATGGCATGATCTCGCGGATGGTATTCTGTATAATTTGCGAAAATCTCATAACAAACCAG atttggtTATTGAAGAACATCAGCTCAAGGATTTGTGTTTAATGGAGATTGAGAAAATTTTGATGATTAATGGAAAATCTCTGAAGGATTTCTCTGgaatgcctcatgttgaagcTAACACATTGAATGACTTTGGCAATATCTTGATAATCAATGAACTGAATTTTGATGTTGTTGAGATGAACCGACTACACAATGAATTTTTTGTGAAGTTGAACCATGGCCAGTCAAAGGTTTATGATGAAATTATAACTGCTGTCAATGTAGACAATGGtggttttttctttgtttatggttatGGTGGAACAGGAAAAACATTTCTATGGAAGACCTTAACTTATAAGTTGAGAtcagagaaaaaaattatattaaatgttgcatcaagtggaatagcatctcTTTTACTCCCAGGTGGGCGGACCGCACATTCATTATTCTCTATTCCCCTTTCATTGAATGAGGATTCATGTTGTGGGATACCATTAGGAAGTCCGAAAGCTGAACTCTTACAACTTGCTAGCTTGATAATTTGGGATGAGGCGCCAATGGTTAGTCGGTTTGCTTTTGAGGCTTTAGATAGAACTCTAAGGGACATTATGAGGTTCAAAACCAATGGTAGTTCTGAAAAACCATTTGGTGGAAAGGTCGTTGTTTTAGGAGGAGATTTTAGGCAAATACTACCTGTCATTCCTAAAGGTAGGAGACCAGAGATAGTTATGTCAACCATTAACTCCTCCAGGTTATGGAAATTTTGCACGGTTTTGACTTTAACTGAGAACATGAGACTGATGAACAACACATGCTCTGGAGACAATGAGGAGATTAGAGAGTTTGGAAAGTGGGTTTTAGATGTTGGTGATGGTAACTTGGGTAATTATAATGATGGAGAGTCTAACATTCAGATACCTTATGATTTGCTAATTCATCAATCATCCAACCCTATTGCAGATATTGTGCACTTAATGTATCCTGATATGGTTCAGAAAGTTGGTTGTGTTGAATACTATTGTGACAAAGCAATACTTGCTCCAACTTTGGACGCAGTTgattcaatcaatcaatatgcATTGTCATTATTTCCTGGAGATGAACAAGCTTATTTTAGCTCTGATTCAGTATGGAAGGTTAGCGAGGAAATTGGAATTGAAGCTGATTGGTTAACCACTGAATTTTTAAATGGTATGAAATGTTCTGGTATGCCTGATCACAAGTTGGTACTTAAAAAAGGTGCACCTGTTATGCTCATGCGAAATCTAGATATTTCTacaggtttatgcaatggaacacGACTTATTGTTGACTACTTAGGTCCAAATGTAATTGGTGCCATTGTTCTCTCTGGTACACATATTGGAAAGATTGCATATATTTCTAGGATGAATTTGATGCCATCTGATGAAAGCATGCCAATTAAGTTTCAAAGAAGACAATTTCCTTTGATTGTATCTTTTGCGATGActataaaaaaaagtcaagGTCAATCATTATCTCAAGTTGGTGTCTATTTACCGAATCCTGTTTTTTCTCATGGGCAATTGTATGTTGCTATATCCAGAGTTAAGAGTAGATCTGATTTGAAGATATTAATATGCAATGAAGAAACTACAGACCAAGATGTTACGAAGAACATTGTCTTCAAGGAAGTTTTCCAAAGGATTTACAACAATTAG